One part of the Vibrio palustris genome encodes these proteins:
- the mioC gene encoding FMN-binding protein MioC — protein MIHIITGSTLGSAEYVGDHLNDLLEAQGLETTIHNQPDPSDIPATGIWLIVTSTHGAGDYPDNIQPFISYIQDTPPRAQGLQYAVVAIGDSSYDTFCGAGKHAYALLEDIGATPLTECCTIDVQNYPVPEDAAEEWFTTVAHKFTE, from the coding sequence ATGATCCATATTATTACAGGCAGTACGCTCGGTAGTGCTGAATATGTCGGGGATCATCTTAATGATTTGCTCGAAGCACAAGGCTTGGAAACCACGATACATAACCAACCAGATCCTAGTGATATTCCGGCAACAGGCATTTGGTTGATCGTTACCTCGACTCACGGTGCTGGGGATTACCCAGATAATATCCAACCTTTTATCTCTTATATTCAAGACACGCCACCGCGCGCTCAAGGCTTACAATACGCAGTCGTTGCTATCGGTGATTCTAGCTATGATACCTTCTGTGGTGCAGGTAAACATGCCTATGCTTTATTAGAAGATATTGGTGCCACACCACTAACAGAATGCTGCACTATAGATGTTCAAAACTACCCTGTTCCGGAAGATGCTGCCGAGGAATGGTTCACGACAGTAGCGCATAAATTCACTGAATAA
- the mnmE gene encoding tRNA uridine-5-carboxymethylaminomethyl(34) synthesis GTPase MnmE: MTTDTIVAQATAPGRGGVGIIRVSGPLATQVATAVTGRTLRPRYAEYLPFKDNDGHELDQGIALFFPNPHSFTGEDVLELQGHGGPVVIDMLIKRILMIPGIRAARPGEFSERAFMNDKMDLTQAEAIADLIDASSEEAAKSALQSLQGQFSKRINTLVESLIHLRIYVEAAIDFPEEEIDFLADGKVLGDLNAIINNLDAVRKEANQGAIMREGMKVVIAGRPNAGKSSLLNALSGKDSAIVTDIAGTTRDVLREHIHIDGMPLHIIDTAGLRDSTDAVEKIGIERAWDEINQADRVLFMVDGTTTDATDPKEIWPDFVDRLPAHIGMTVIRNKVDQTEETLGLTEKDDSMLIRLSAKTGQGVETLRDHLKDCMGFSSYQEGGFMARRRHLDALERASEHLLTGREQLEGYMAGEILAEELRITQQHLNEITGEFNSDDLLGKIFSSFCIGK; this comes from the coding sequence ATGACTACAGATACCATTGTCGCTCAAGCTACCGCCCCAGGGCGCGGTGGTGTAGGTATTATTCGAGTTTCAGGCCCGCTTGCTACACAAGTCGCCACTGCAGTGACAGGTAGAACACTGCGCCCTCGCTATGCCGAGTATTTACCCTTCAAGGATAATGATGGCCATGAGCTAGACCAAGGCATCGCGCTATTCTTCCCTAACCCACATTCGTTTACGGGGGAAGATGTCTTAGAGTTACAAGGCCATGGTGGTCCTGTCGTCATCGATATGTTGATTAAACGTATTTTAATGATTCCTGGAATACGAGCAGCGCGCCCTGGTGAATTCTCTGAACGAGCTTTCATGAATGACAAAATGGATTTAACTCAAGCAGAGGCCATTGCTGACTTGATTGATGCCAGCTCAGAAGAAGCGGCAAAATCAGCATTGCAATCACTCCAAGGACAATTCTCTAAACGCATTAATACGCTGGTGGAATCGCTGATTCATTTACGCATTTATGTTGAAGCGGCGATTGATTTTCCGGAAGAAGAAATTGATTTTTTAGCCGATGGCAAAGTGCTAGGCGATCTGAATGCCATCATCAACAATCTCGATGCAGTACGTAAAGAAGCAAACCAAGGCGCAATCATGCGTGAAGGGATGAAAGTGGTAATTGCTGGTCGCCCTAACGCTGGTAAATCTAGCTTACTCAATGCACTTTCAGGAAAGGATAGCGCGATTGTCACCGATATTGCCGGAACCACTCGTGATGTACTAAGAGAACACATTCATATTGATGGTATGCCATTGCACATCATCGATACCGCCGGTCTACGTGACTCAACCGATGCCGTCGAAAAAATTGGCATTGAACGCGCTTGGGATGAAATAAATCAAGCCGATCGCGTCTTATTCATGGTCGACGGCACCACAACCGATGCCACCGATCCCAAAGAGATTTGGCCAGACTTTGTCGACCGGTTACCGGCGCATATCGGTATGACTGTGATTCGTAATAAAGTCGACCAAACCGAGGAAACGCTGGGTCTAACTGAAAAAGATGACTCCATGTTAATTCGCTTATCAGCGAAAACAGGACAAGGCGTCGAAACCCTGCGTGATCACCTGAAAGACTGCATGGGCTTTTCTAGTTATCAAGAAGGTGGCTTTATGGCACGCCGTCGTCACTTAGATGCACTCGAGAGAGCCTCTGAGCATCTTCTCACAGGGCGTGAACAGCTTGAAGGTTATATGGCTGGTGAAATCCTTGCTGAAGAGCTGCGTATCACTCAGCAGCATTTGAATGAGATTACCGGTGAATTCAACTCTGATGATTTACTCGGTAAGATTTTCTCTTCTTTCTGTATCGGTAAATAG